The proteins below are encoded in one region of Neodiprion virginianus isolate iyNeoVirg1 chromosome 7, iyNeoVirg1.1, whole genome shotgun sequence:
- the LOC124309481 gene encoding probable cytochrome P450 6a14: protein MMGLVSENLLLQFVGIIITIAGAIYLYLKHVAYHYWSSKGIAQSTPTIPFGNLWPVITAKKSVGQLMRDLYLDCRENRMFGVYSFHKPTLVVCDPEIIRFIMTKEFTAFQDRGLYHNEKIDPMSGQLFLLSGPKWRPLRVKFTSTFTTGKIKQMFSLVKEVAVKLGKCTAKEVDQIGVVEVKDLMARFNTDVITAVAFGLDSNSLENPEAEFRAWGRKLLEPQIFKNMLMTLYPSIITALNISFNDKGTSDFIINIVKDSIAHRTANHVIRKDFMDLVIQLITKGFVNSDDGKDGSQDPAASEKITLLEGAAQVFVFWVAGFETSSSAATHCLYEMAMNQDIQEKLAEEINTVLEKFGSLTYDSIMEMSYLDKVISETLRKYPSFPILNRQCNREVELPETGFVIPVGTPIIFPVLGIHHDPEIYPEPERFDPERFNQENIAKRHQYAYLPFGKGPRNCIGMKFGLLQTKIGIITLLSEYRFKPGPDTKDHLPTETKSFFLTPRGQLMSDLYSKFKKNRIFGIYSFHKANLVVCDPEVIRFILTKEFRAFQDRGMYRNEKLEPLLGNIFLVEGLKWRRLRAKFSPTFTTVKTKNMFSTVRKIADNLSKQIVKETNRSDLVEMKDLMASLLCHAKRFSTDVIALAAFGIKSNSLENPQAEFHVCGQKLVEPKPVRNALATLCPSVMKMFNIKYIDKEISNLIITVCKNSVEYRRANNVVRNDFMDLVIQLMTKGYVNSDHGKNTQQDPVTDNEKITLLEAAAQVFIFWFGGFETSSTTATYCLYEMAMNQVIQEKLADEINSVIQKFGSLTYDSITEMTYLDKVISETLRKYPSFMILNRECNREVELPETGFVVPVGTPIVVPVLGIHRDPDIYPEPEKFDPERFNQENTAKRHRYAYLPFGQGPRNCIVVSVPSTGMKFGLLQTKIGIITLLSEYRFKPGPDTKVPLPADTGNFFLTPQGRVTLRVEKREKNKKNQL, encoded by the exons TACTGGAGTTCGAAGGGAATCGCGCAGTCTACACCTACTATTCCATTTGGAAACCTGTGGCCGGTCATTACTGCAAAAAAGTCCGTGG GTCAACTGATGCGTGACCTGTACTTGGACTGCAGGGAGAACCGCATGTTTGGAGTCTATTCCTTCCACAAGCCAACACTGGTGGTCTGCGATCCTGAGATAATCCGGTTCATAATGACGAAGGAGTTCACAGCGTTCCAGGACCGAGGGTTGTACCACAACGAGAAAATTGATCCGATGTCTGGCCAGCTATTCTTGCTCAGTGGTCCGAAGTGGAGGCCCCTCAGAGTGAAGTTTACGTCGACGTTCACCACCGGGAAAATAAAACAGATGTTTTCGCTGGTGAAAGAAGTCGCGGTGAAACTTGGGAAGTGCACGGCCAAGGAGGTGGACCAAATCGGCGTTGTCGAAGTCAAGGATCTCATGGCCAG ATTTAACACGGATGTAATAACTGCGGTAGCCTTCGGCCTTGACAGTAATAGCTTGGAGAACCCGGAAGCGGAGTTCCGCGCTTGGGGCCGGAAACTTCTTGAacctcaaatttttaaaaatatgctgATGACACTGTATCCGTCGATCATAACGGCGTTGAACATCAGTTTTAATGACAAAGGTACTTCCGATTTCATAATAAATATCGTCAAGGACAGTATCGCTCATAGAACGGCCAATCACGTGATTCGAAAGGACTTCATGGACCTGGTTATCCAGTTGATAACTAAGGGCTTTGTGAACTCTGACGACGGCAAAGACGGGAGTCAAGATCCAG CTGCCAGTGAGAAGATCACTCTATTGGAAGGAGCAGCTCAGGTCTTTGTATTCTGGGTTGCCGGCTTCGAGACGTCTTCTAGCGCCGCCACTCACTGTCTCTACGAGATGGCGATGAATCAGGACATTCAGGAGAAGCTTGCCGAGGAAATTAATACCGTGTTAGAAAAATTCGGAAGCTTGACATACGACAGCATTATGGAAATGTCCTATCTTGACAAGGTTATTTCAG AAACGCTCAGGAAGTATCCTTCCTTCCCAATCCTAAACAGGCAGTGCAACAGGGAAGTCGAGCTGCCCGAGACCGGGTTTGTGATCCCAGTTGGAACCCCGATAATCTTTCCAGTGCTGGGAATCCACCATGACCCCGAAATCTACCCCGAGCCGGAGAGATTTGATCCGGAACGTTTTAACCAAGAGAATATTGCAAAGCGACACCAATACGCTTACCTGCCTTTTGGAAAAGGGCCCAGAAATTGCATCG GCATGAAGTTCGGACTCCTTCAAACGAAAATCGGTATCATCACTCTGCTTTCCGAGTATCGTTTCAAGCCAGGACCGGACACCAAAGACCATCTACCCACCGaaacaaaaagtttttttctcactcctCGTG GTCAACTTATGAGCGACctgtattcaaaattcaagaaaaaccgCATATTCGGAATTTACTCGTTTCACAAAGCCAACCTCGTGGTCTGTGACCCCGAAGTGATCCGGTTCATACTGACGAAGGAGTTCAGGGCGTTCCAGGACCGCGGCATGTATCGCAATGAAAAGCTCGAACCACTTCTGGGAAACATATTCCTAGTCGAAGGTTTGAAGTGGCGACGTCTCAGGGCCAAGTTCTCACCAACGTTCACGACCGTGAAAACGAAGAACATGTTCTCGACGGTGAGAAAAATTGCGGACAACCTCAGCAAGCAGATAGTCAAGGAGACCAACCGGAGCGACCTCGTTGAGATGAAGGACCTCATGGCCAG TTTATTGTGCCATGCTAAAAGATTTTCCACAGATGTGATCGCGTTGGCTGCTTTCGGGATTAAAAGCAACAGCCTGGAGAATCCGCAAGCGGAGTTTCATGTCTGTGGCCAAAAGCTCGTCGAGCCTAAGCCAGTGAGGAATGCACTTGCCACACTGTGTCCATCGGTGATGAAGATGTTCaacataaaatatattgacaaagaaatttcaaatttgataatCACCGTCTGTAAGAACAGCGTCGAATACAGGAGGGCCAACAACGTCGTCCGAAACGACTTCATGGACCTGGTCATTCAGCTGATGACCAAGGGTTACGTGAACTCTGATCACGGTAAAAACACGCAACAGGATCCAG tgactgacaatgagaagaTCACCTTGCTGGAAGCAGCGGCTCAAGTCTTCATTTTCTGGTTTGGTGGATTCGAGACCTCTTCTACCACCGCCACTTACTGCCTCTACGAGATGGCAATGAATCAGGTCATACAAGAGAAGCTTGCCGATGAAATTAACAGCGTGATACAGAAGTTCGGCAGCTTAACATACGATTCCATCACGGAAATGACGTATCTTGACAAAGTGATCTCAG AAACCCTCAGAAAGTATCCATCCTTCATGATCCTGAACAGGGAGTGCAACAGGGAAGTCGAGCTGCCCGAGACCGGGTTTGTCGTCCCGGTTGGAACCCCGATAGTCGTTCCGGTGTTGGGTATCCACCGCGACCCCGACATTTACCCTGAACCGGAAAAATTTGATCCGGAACGCTTCAACCAAGAAAATACCGCCAAGCGACACCGATACGCGTACCTCCCGTTTGGCCAAGGGCCCAGAAACTGCATAG TCGTTTCTGTCCCTTCAACAGGCATGAAGTTTGGCCTCCTTCAAACAAAAATCGGTATCATCACTCTGCTCTCCGAGTATCGTTTCAAGCCAGGACCGGACACCAAAGTTCCCCTACCTGCCGAtacaggaaatttttttctgactCCGCAAGGTAGAGTGACGCTACGTGTTgaaaaaagggagaaaaataaaaagaatcaaCTGTAA
- the LOC124308689 gene encoding cytochrome P450 6A1-like, whose protein sequence is MGLFSANLLLQLLGLITAISVATYLYLKHVAYHYWSSKGITQSEPVIPFGSLWPVLTAKKSVGQLMSDLYSKFKKNRIFGIYSFHKANLVVCDPEVIRFILTKEFRAFQDRGMYRNEKLEPLLGNIFLVEGLKWRRLRAKFSPTFTTVKTKNMFSTVRKIADNLSKQIVKETNRSDLVEMKDLMAR, encoded by the exons ATGGGACTTTTTTCGGCAAACTTGCTCCTCCAGCTTCTGGGGCTGATAACTGCGATCTCTGTTGCGACATATCTTTATTTGAAACACGTCGCTTATCATTACTGGAGTTCAAAAGGAATCACGCAGTCTGAACCTGTCATCCCGTTTGGTAGCTTGTGGCCGGTTCTTACGGCGAAAAAATCTGTGG GTCAACTTATGAGCGACctgtattcaaaattcaagaaaaaccgCATATTCGGAATTTACTCGTTTCACAAAGCCAACCTCGTGGTCTGTGACCCCGAAGTGATCCGGTTCATACTGACGAAGGAGTTCAGGGCGTTCCAGGACCGCGGCATGTATCGCAATGAAAAGCTCGAACCACTTCTGGGAAACATATTCCTAGTCGAAGGTTTGAAGTGGCGACGTCTCAGGGCCAAGTTCTCACCAACGTTCACGACCGTGAAAACGAAGAACATGTTCTCGACGGTGAGAAAAATTGCGGACAACCTCAGCAAGCAGATAGTCAAGGAGACCAACCGGAGCGACCTCGTTGAGATGAAGGACCTCATGGCCAGGTAG
- the LOC124308680 gene encoding cytochrome P450 6k1-like, producing the protein MALFSVNLALQLLGIIIAIVGAAYIYLKHVTYNYWSSRGIAQLEPIPPIGDLWPLLSGKRSIGQLMRDGYLRLRKKRIFGFYSIHKPNLVICDPDILRFVLTKEFPRFQDRGMFSDEKLDPMSGNLFLTGGTKWRHLRVKFSPTFTSGKIKHMFTIVKEISDNLDKRLAYEAKQNELVEIKDLMARFSTDVIATVAFGIDCNSLEDPDAEFRSWGRKFLEPNPLKNALMALCPSVLQILKIPFFDKGASDFILNAFTDTVNYRTANNVVRKDFLELAMQLINKGYVQGDEDENNKETAQTSVNASDKITMLEGAAQAFAFWVGGFETSSSTATHCLYEMALNQDIQEKLSDEINTVLEKFGGLTYDSINEMTYLHKVVSETLRKYPSVAVLNRECNQDTKLLDTGLVVEKGTPIIVPVMGIHWDPEIYPDPEKFDPERFTEENISKRHRYAYLAFGEGPRNCIGMRFGYLQTKIGLITLLSKYRFKPGPDTKVPLPADTGNFLHMPLGGVILRVGERY; encoded by the exons atggCGCTATTTTCAGTCAACCTTGCGCTCCAACTTTTGGGAATAATAATAGCCATAGTCGGGGCAGCGTACATTTACCTCAAGCATGTAACCTACAACTACTGGAGTTCCAGAGGAATTGCACAGCTGGAACCAATACCACCGATCGGTGACTTGTGGCCGCTCCTTTCAGGGAAAAGATCAATCG GTCAATTGATGCGCGACGGTTATCTCCGTCTGAGGAAGAAGCGAATTTTCGGTTTCTACTCTATCCACAAGCCAAACCTGGTGATCTGCGATCCTGACATACTTCGGTTCGTGCTGACAAAGGAATTTCCGCGATTCCAAGACCGCGGAATGTTCAGTGACGAGAAGCTCGACCCGATGTCGGGTAACCTGTTCCTGACCGGTGGAACAAAGTGGCGACACCTCAGGGTGAAGTTCTCGCCGACGTTCACGTCCGGCAAGATAAAGCACATGTTCACAATCGTCAAGGAGATATCTGACAACCTCGACAAGCGTCTGGCCTACGAGGCGAAACAGAACGAGCTTGTCGAGATCAAGGATCTGATGGCGAG GTTCTCCACCGATGTGATAGCAACCGTGGCCTTCGGGATCGACTGCAACAGCCTGGAAGATCCCGATGCGGAGTTCCGATCATGGGGACGAAAGTTCTTGGAGCCGAATCCGCTGAAGAATGCGTTAATGGCACTTTGTCCCTCAGTGCTGCAGATATTGAAGATCCCATTCTTCGACAAGGGGGCCTCCGACTTCATCCTAAACGCGTTCACCGACACCGTAAACTACAGGACAGCCAACAATGTAGTGCGAAAGGACTTCCTGGAGCTTGCTATGCAGCTCATAAACAAGGGATACGTACAGGGCGACGAAGACGAAAACAACAAGGAAACGGCCCAGACCTCAG TCAATGCCAGCGACAAAATCACGATGCTGGAAGGAGCGGCGCAGGCTTTCGCTTTCTGGGTTGGTGGATTCGAAACCTCGTCTTCGACAGCGACTCATTGCCTCTACGAAATGGCCCTGAATCAGGATATCCAGGAAAAATTATCCGATGAGATAAATACAGTACTGGAGAAATTCGGGGGCTTGACTTACGACAGCATAAACGAGATGACTTATCTTCACAAAGTTGTCTCAG AAACCCTCAGAAAGTATCCTTCAGTAGCCGTCCTAAACAGAGAGTGCAATCAGGATACCAAGCTACTCGACACTGGTCTGGTCGTCGAGAAAGGAACGCCGATCATCGTTCCAGTAATGGGTATCCATTGGGATCCCGAAATTTACCCTGACCCGGAAAAATTCGATCCGGAAAGATTCACGGAGGAGAACATCTCCAAGAGGCACCGTTACGCTTACCTAGCCTTTGGCGAAGGGCCCAGAAATTGCATCG GCATGCGATTCGGTTACCTTCAAACGAAAATCGGACTCATCACTCTGCTCTCCAAGTATCGTTTCAAACCAGGGCCTGACACAAAAGTACCACTGCCTGCCGATACCGGAAACTTTTTACACATGCCACTTGGTGGAGTGATCCTACGAGTCGGAGAAAGATACtaa
- the LOC124309480 gene encoding uncharacterized protein LOC124309480, whose product MGFVSANLLLQLLGIIITIVGAIYLYLKHVAYHYWNAKGIPQAEPVIPFGNLWPVLTGKKSIGQLMGELYLDFRKNRIFGVYSFYKPTLVVCDPEIIKFMMTKEFTAFQDRGMFHNEKIDPMSGHLFLLGGPKWKRLRAKFTPTFTTGKIKQMFPTVKEIADNLDKRMHKEANQSSVVEVKDLVARFSTDVIASVAFGIDCNSLENPDAEFRAWGRKFLEPQPVKNVMMTLCPSIMMMLHFKTVDDGTCNFIINTFNDTVKYRTENNVVRKDFMDLVIQLMTKGYVKSDDGKDTERDPASASEKITMLEGAAQAFVFWLGGFETSSSTATHCLYEMAMNPDIQEKLFREIDIVLEKFGGLTYDAIAEMPYLDKVVSETLRKYPSFPILNRECNREVELPETGFVVPTGTPIVFPVMGIHWNPDIYPDPEKFDPERFSEENIAKRHRYAYLPFGEGPRNCIGMRFGLFQTKISLITLLSKYRFKPAPETKVPLPVDTGNFLLMSVGGVPLRVEERNVRNTMGLISANLFLQFLGVIISIAGAIYLYLKHVAYHYWSSKGIAQSEPVVPFGTIWPVLRAKLSVGQLMRDLYLKFRKNRIFGVYSFHIPNLVVCDPEIIRFIMTKEFTAFQDRGMYHNEQLDPMTGNLFLLGGPKWRHLRVKFTPTFTTGKIKYMFTTVKDIADNLSKRIATETSQSDLVEVKDLMARFSTDVIASVAFGIECNSLENPKAEFRSWGRKLLEPNPLKNTMMALCPSIMQLFKIKFLDEGASNFIINAFKDTVEYRTANNVVRKDFMELVIQLLTKGYVNPDDEKDARPDAMPSTDKITMLEGAAQAFVFWVGGFETSSSTATHCLYEMAMNPDIQDKLAEEMNVVLEKFGGLSYDAIMEMTYLHKVVSETLRKYPSLPVLNRECNREIELPGTGFVVPVGTPILFPVLGIHWDPEYYPEPEKFDPERFSEENIAKRHRYAYLPFGEGPRNCIGMRFGLLQTKIGLITLLSKYRLKPGPDTKSPLVMDTGNFLQMPLGGMKLRVEERC is encoded by the exons ATGGGGTTTGTTTCGGCAAACCTGCTTCTCCAGCTCCTgggaataataattacgattGTTGGTGCGATATATCTATATTTGAAACATGTCGCTTACCATTACTGGAATGCGAAGGGCATCCCGCAGGCTGAACCTGTCATTCCATTTGGGAATCTGTGGCCCGTCCTAACAGGGAAGAAATCCATTG GTCAACTGATGGGCGAACTGTACTTGGACTTCAGGAAGAACCGCATCTTTGGAGTCTATTCATTCTACAAGCCCACACTGGTGGTCTGCGACCCCGAGATAATAAAGTTCATGATGACGAAAGAGTTCACGGCTTTCCAAGACCGCGGCATGTTCCACAACGAAAAAATCGATCCAATGTCGGGTCACCTGTTCCTTCTCGGTGGTCCAAAGTGGAAACGCCTGAGAGCAAAGTTCACGCCGACCTTCACAACGGGAAAAATAAAGCAGATGTTCCCGACAGTGAAGGAAATCGCGGACAACCTCGACAAACGCATGCATAAAGAGGCCAACCAGAGCAGCGTCGTCGAAGTCAAGGATCTCGTTGCCAG GTTTTCCACGGATGTAATAGCTTCGGTAGCTTTCGGGATCGATTGCAACAGCCTGGAAAACCCGGATGCAGAATTTCGCGCCTGGGGTCGGAAGTTTCTCGAGCCTCAACCAGTGAAGAATGTGATGATGACGTTATGCCCGTCGATAATGATGATGCTGCACTTCAAGACCGTTGATGATGGTACTTGCAACTTTATAATAAACACCTTCAATGATACCGTCAAGTACAGAACGGAAAACAATGTGGTTCGGAAGGACTTTATGGACCTCGTTATCCAGCTGATGACCAAGGGCTACGTCAAATCTGATGACGGCAAAGACACGGAACGGGATCCAG CCTCTGCGAGTGAGAAGATCACTATGCTGGAAGGAGCGGCTCAGGCCTTCGTATTCTGGCTTGGCGGTTTCGAGACTTCTTCTTCGACCGCGACTCACTGTCTCTACGAGATGGCGATGAACCCGGACATTCAGGAGAAACTTTTTAGAGAAATTGACATCGTTCTAGAAAAGTTTGGAGGTTTGACTTACGACGCAATCGCGGAAATGCCCTATCTTGACAAAGTGGTTTCAG AAACCCTCAGGAAATATCCTTCCTTCCCAATCTTGAACAGAGAGTGCAACAGGGAAGTCGAGTTGCCAGAAACCGGATTCGTTGTCCCAACCGGAACCCCGATAGTATTTCCCGTGATGGGGATCCATTGGAACCCTGACATTTACCCTGACCCGGAGAAATTCGACCCGGAACGATTCAGCGAGGAGAACATCGCCAAGAGACATCGTTATGCTTATCTTCCGTTTGGCGAAGGCCCCAGGAATTGCATCG GTATGAGGTTCGGCctttttcaaacgaaaatcAGTCTCATCACCCTGCTTTCCAAGTATCGTTTCAAACCAGCACCAGAGACCAAAGTACCCCTACCTGTGGATACAGGAAATTTCCTACTCATGTCAGTTGGTGGAGTGCCACTGCGAGTCGAAGAACGTAAT GTTCGTAATACGATGGGACTCATTTCGGCAAACTTGTTCCTTCAGTTTCTGGGAGTAATAATTTCTATTGCCGGTGCGATATACCTTTACTTGAAACATGTCGCTTACCATTACTGGAGTTCAAAAGGAATCGCGCAGTCTGAACCTGTCGTTCCGTTTGGGACTATCTGGCCAGTACTTAGAGCAAAACTGTCCGTGG GTCAACTGATGCGCGACCTGTATTTGAAATTCAGGAAGAACCGCATCTTCGGTGTCTACTCGTTCCACATACCCAACCTCGTGGTCTGCGATCCTGAGATAATTCGATTCATAATGACGAAGGAATTCACGGCCTTCCAGGACCGCGGCATGTATCACAACGAACAGCTTGACCCAATGACAGGTAACCTGTTCCTGCTTGGTGGTCCGAAATGGCGGCATCTCAGGGTCAAGTTCACGCCAACCTTCACGACTGGAAAAATAAAGTACATGTTCACGACGGTGAAGGATATTGCGGACAACCTCAGCAAGCGGATAGCCACGGAGACCAGCCAGAGCGACCTCGTTGAGGTCAAGGATCTCATGGCCAG ATTCTCTACTGATGTAATCGCCTCAGTCGCTTTCGGTATCGAATGCAATAGCCTGGAGAACCCGAAAGCAGAGTTTCGCTCCTGGGGTCGTAAATTACTCGAGCCTAATCCACTAAAAAATACAATGATGGCACTGTGTCCATCGATCATGCAGTTATTCAAGATCAAGTTTCTCGACGAAGGCGCTTCCAATTTCATAATAAACGCCTTCAAGGACACCGTCGAATATAGAACGGCCAATAATGTGGTTCGAAAGGACTTTATGGAACTCGTTATCCAACTGCTGACCAAGGGCTACGTCAATCCTGACGATGAAAAGGACGCGCGGCCGGACGCAA TGCCTTCAACCGACAAGATCACAATGCTGGAAGGAGCTGCACAGGCCTTCGTATTCTGGGTTGGCGGCTTTGAGACGTCTTCGTCTACCGCGACTCACTGCCTCTACGAGATGGCGATGAATCCGGACATTCAGGATAAACTCGCCGAGGAAATGAACGTGGTGTTGGAAAAGTTTGGCGGTCTTTCGTACGACGCCATCATGGAAATGACTTATCTTCACAAAGTAGTTTCTG AAACTCTCAGGAAGTATCCATCCCTCCCAGTCCTAAACAGAGAGTGCAACCGGGAAATTGAGTTGCCTGGGACTGGATTCGTCGTCCCAGTTGGGACCCCGATACTCTTTCCAGTATTGGGGATCCACTGGGATCCCGAATATTACCCTGAGCCAGAGAAATTCGACCCGGAACGTTTCAGCGAGGAGAACATCGCCAAGAGACATCGTTATGCTTACTTACCGTTTGGCGAAGGGCCCAGGAATTGTATCG GCATGAGGTTCGGTCTTCTTCAAACAAAAATCGGCCTGATCACCCTGCTTTCGAAGTATCGTTTGAAGCCAGGACCCGATACGAAATCACCCCTGGTCATGGACaccggaaattttttacaaatgcCACTTGGCGGTATGAAGCTCAGAGTCGAGGAAAGATGTTAG